One genomic region from Equus caballus isolate H_3958 breed thoroughbred chromosome 4, TB-T2T, whole genome shotgun sequence encodes:
- the LOC100056563 gene encoding taste receptor type 2 member 41-like: MKPGLTAFFILLFALLCVLGILANGFIVLVLSREWMRSGRLLPSDMILISLGASRFCLQWVGMVRNFYFFLHLVEYCRGTAWQFFGLHWDFLNSATFWFGTWLSVLFCVKIATFTHPTFLWLKWRFPGSVPWLLLGSLLVAFIVTLLFFWGNYSMYQGFFIRKFSGNMTYEQWSRRLEIYYFLPLKFITLSIPCSIFLISIALLITFLRRHTRRMWHNAHSLQDSSTQALTSALRSIISFLVLYVMSFVSLVIDAALFLSSDSDWYWPWQILTYLGTSVHSFILILSNLRLRRVFRQLLLLARGFWVA, translated from the coding sequence ATGAAGCCAGGGCTCACAGCCTTCTTTATACTGCTTTTtgccctgctctgtgtcctgggaaTCCTGGCCAATGGCTTCATTGTGCTGGTGCTGAGCAGAGAATGGATGCGGAGTGGGAGGCTGCTTCCCTCTGACATGATCCTTATTAGCTTGGGTGCCTCCCGCTTCTGCCTGCAGTGGGTTGGAATGGTGAGAAACTTCTACTTCTTCCTCCATCTGGTCGAGTACTGCAGGGGTACCGCATGGCAGTTCTTTGGTCTACACTGGGACTTCCTGAACTCAGCCACCTTCTGGTTCGGCACCTGGCTCAGTGTCCTCTTCTGCGTGAAGATTGCTACCTTCACCcaccccaccttcctctggctgAAGTGGAGGTTCCCAGGGTCAGTGCCCTGGCTCCTCTTGGGCTCTCTCCTGGTCGCTTTCATTGTCACCCTGCTCTTCTTTTGGGGGAACTACAGTATGTATCAAGGATTCTTCATTAGAAAATTTTCTGGAAACATGACCTACGAGCAATGGAGCAGGAGGCTGGAAATTTACTATTTCCTACCCTTGAAATTTATCACGTTGTCAATTCCTTGCTCTATTTTCCTGATCTCAATTGCACTGTTGATTACTTTTCTGAGGAGACACACACGGAGAATGTGGCATAATGCCCACAGCCTGCAGGACTCTAGCACCCAGGCTCTCACCAGCGCTCTGAGGTCAATCATCTCCTTCCTTGTTCTTTATGTGATGTCCTTTGTGTCACTGGTCATCGATGCTGCACTGTTTTTGTCCTCAGACAGTGATTGGTACTGGCCATGGCAAATTTTAACTTACCTGGGCACATCTGTCCATTCCTTTATTCTCATCCTCAGCAACCTCAGGCTTCGAAGGGTGTTCAGGCAGTTACTTCTGTTGGCCAGGGGCTTCTGGGTGGCCTAG